Part of the Undibacter mobilis genome is shown below.
CACGGAGCGCGGGCTCGATCCTGCTTCGTTTCCGGCTCTCGTTGCTTATGGCGGGGCAGGGCCTCTTCATGCCGTGATGGTGGCGCGCGAACTGCGCATTCCGAAGGTGATCGTACCGCGTTCACCGGGCCATTTCTCCGCCTTCGGCATGTTGCTCAGCGACTTGCGCTACGACTTCGTGCGCACCACCTTCGTCGAGCTTGAGCACGTCACCTTCGATGAACTCGAAGCAAGCTACGCGGAGATGGAGCAGCAGGGCGAGGCCCTGATCGCCCGCTCGGGCGTCGCCGCGCAGCGCATCGTCACGTCACGCGCCATGGACATGCGCTATGTCGGCCAGGAACACGCCGTCACTGTGGACATTCCGGACGCGATTTTTGCCGCCAAGGATACGAAAGGCCTGAAAGAGCATTTCGATCGGCAACACGAGCAACGTTATGGCCGCGGCGCGGTCGACGAAAAGGCGGAAATCATCAGCCTGCGTTGCACGGTAACCGGCGCGGTTGCGAAGCCATCGCTGCAAGGCCTCAGCGCGGGCGACAAGACGCCCCCATCCGGCGCCACAAGACCGCCGCGGCCCGTTTATTTTGCGAGCACAGGCTGGGTCAACCGTTGCCCAGTCTATGACCGCGATCTCATGCTGGCGGGCAATGTCGTCGCGGGGCCGGCGCTCATCGAAGAGCATGCATCAACCACCGTTCTGCAACCCGGCGACACCCTGACCGTCGACCAGCTCGGCAATCTCGTCATCGAGATCGGGAGATAATGATGAACATCCACAAACCTAAGGCGGAAGCCTTCCACAAGGCGTCAGGCGTGGCCGGTACTGAACCAGACGCAGTGACCGTCGAGTTGGTCCGCAACGGTTTGATTGCGGCCACCGAAGAAATGAAGACGGTCTTGATGCGGACCGCCTACAACATGATCATCTATGAAGCACTCGACTTCACGGTCGGGCTGTTCGATGCCGACGGCGAGACGATCTCGATCGGCCTCGGTCTGCCGATGTTCATGCGCGGCATGAGTGACACCGTTAAAGCGCAGCTCGCGCATTTCGGCCACGATGGAATCGAGCCGGGTGACATTCTGGTGACCAATGATGCCTACATCACGGGCTCTCACCTTAACCATCCCACCTTTTCGATGCCCATCTTCGATGGCGATACGATTGTGGCCTTCGCGACCTGTATGGCGCACTGGCTGGACATCGGCGGCGTCCTCAACGGCATAACGACGGACATCTATTCCGAAGGATTGCAAATCCCGATCGTGAAGTACCACAAGCGCGGCGTCCTGAACGACGATGTCTATCAGTTCATCCGCCTCAATGTGCGTAGGCCGGAACGGGCGATTGGAGATCTTGAGGCACAATTGTCGGCCGTTCGCGCCGGTGCGCGTCATTTCCAGGCGATGCTTCAAAGGTACGGCAGAGATCTGCTTCTCAAGAGCATCGAAAAGATCAAGGGCCACAGCGAGGCACTGGCGCGCGCTGCGATCCGCGAGATCCCGGATGGCGTTTACGAGGCGGAGTCGTTCATGGACGACGATGGTATAGACCTCGATCGCCCCGTTCCGATCCGCGTCAAAGTCGAAGTGCGTGGCGAAGAGATGACGATCGATCTCAGCGGCGTCAGTCCGCAGGTCAAGGGCTTTTACAATTCCGGTGCTGGCGAGGCGAGCGCCCAGGTGGCCTTTAAATGCCTGACGCTGTCGCAGGACTTTCCCATCAATGACGGCGCCTATCGGCCTCTCAAGGTGATCATGCCGCCGGGCACCGTCATCAGCGCGACGCGGCCCGCGCCCATGCGGGTGTGGATGTGTTATCCGATGACCGTCATCGACACCATCTTCAAGGCGCTTTCGGACGCGATTCCGTCAAAGATCATTGCTGCGCATCACGCGGACCTGATGACGGCAAATGTCAACGGAATCCATCCAAAAGACAACCAGATGTTCCTGTATCTCGGTGGTCTTATCGGCGGAGGCTGGGGCGCCAAGCACGATGA
Proteins encoded:
- a CDS encoding hydantoinase B/oxoprolinase family protein, encoding MNIHKPKAEAFHKASGVAGTEPDAVTVELVRNGLIAATEEMKTVLMRTAYNMIIYEALDFTVGLFDADGETISIGLGLPMFMRGMSDTVKAQLAHFGHDGIEPGDILVTNDAYITGSHLNHPTFSMPIFDGDTIVAFATCMAHWLDIGGVLNGITTDIYSEGLQIPIVKYHKRGVLNDDVYQFIRLNVRRPERAIGDLEAQLSAVRAGARHFQAMLQRYGRDLLLKSIEKIKGHSEALARAAIREIPDGVYEAESFMDDDGIDLDRPVPIRVKVEVRGEEMTIDLSGVSPQVKGFYNSGAGEASAQVAFKCLTLSQDFPINDGAYRPLKVIMPPGTVISATRPAPMRVWMCYPMTVIDTIFKALSDAIPSKIIAAHHADLMTANVNGIHPKDNQMFLYLGGLIGGGWGAKHDEDGMSGTVCINDGDTHNGPTEQVENKYPVLVERYALRQDSGGAGKQRGGLGTEQIVVALAPINVNTRCDHVKNPPAGLQGGLPGAGNQVGKRGKDGKQSIFPNGKVTMRLDVNEAYIVRSGGGGGFGDPLKRDRERVKNDLYQGYISPAGAARDYGLDTGYAQTGPSGHSN